In the Marinifilum sp. JC120 genome, one interval contains:
- a CDS encoding phage terminase large subunit family protein, protein AKEQIYNRFTLTPEGDEPLPGAVHFPNNPDIFDLTEAQQLTAEEQVEKWVDGRKKILWDSKKRRNEALDCFVYALAALRISISRWQLDLSALLASLQEEDGAATNKKTLADYARALSGEDE, encoded by the coding sequence GCGAAAGAGCAGATTTATAACCGCTTCACACTGACGCCGGAAGGGGATGAACCGCTTCCCGGTGCCGTTCACTTCCCGAATAACCCGGATATTTTTGATCTGACCGAAGCGCAGCAGCTGACTGCTGAAGAGCAGGTCGAAAAATGGGTGGATGGCAGGAAAAAAATACTGTGGGACAGCAAAAAGCGACGCAATGAGGCACTCGACTGCTTCGTTTATGCGCTGGCGGCGCTGCGCATCAGTATTTCCCGCTGGCAGCTGGATCTCAGTGCGCTGCTGGCGAGCCTGCAGGAAGAGGATGGTGCAGCAACCAACAAGAAAACACTGGCAGATTACGCCCGTGCCTTATCCGGAGAGGATGAATGA
- a CDS encoding phage tail protein translates to MTRQEELAAARAALHDLMTGKRVATVQKDGRRVEFTATSVSDLKKYIAELEVQTGMTQRXRGPAGFYV, encoded by the coding sequence ATGACGCGACAGGAAGAACTTGCCGCTGCCCGTGCGGCACTGCATGACCTGATGACAGGTAAACGGGTGGCAACAGTACAGAAAGACGGACGAAGGGTGGAGTTTACGGCCACTTCCGTGTCTGACCTGAAAAAATATATTGCAGAGCTGGAAGTGCAGACCGGCATGACACAGCGACKCAGGGGACCTGCAGGATTTTATGTATGA